In Mercurialis annua linkage group LG6, ddMerAnnu1.2, whole genome shotgun sequence, the following are encoded in one genomic region:
- the LOC126685833 gene encoding WAT1-related protein At1g70260, whose protein sequence is MTGASKKIEEVAPFTVMVLMEGCTIALTILAKTAMSNGMSPFVFVVYTNAISTLLLLPYSFLFHRERTEYSFFSLPLILRFFFLGLIGIALSQNLAFLGLSYSSPYVVCTMGLLIPAFSFILSVILRMTKIELSSPSFRFKVTGALITITGALIVAFYKGPFVKNASSSTLKLHRKQHLLVFYSTPDHWVLGGFLLAGSSLCVSVWNLIQMGTMKQYPQLQVMKVAAFYSLAGTIQTTIFCLFMERDLDAWKLQINLELLLIVITAMFASVVRGSIHVLFTRMKGRFYVPLFQPFRIFWATFFGVTFFANSLHYGSIIGTVICGVGYYTIMWGQAREDESYKPRSAIISVEKLPLLQDQDTAEA, encoded by the exons atgACTGGTGCTAGTAAAAAGATAGAAGAAGTAGCGCCGTTTACGGTGATGGTGTTAATGGAAGGTTGCACCATAGCTCTTACTATTCTGGCGAAGACGGCGATGAGTAACGGAATGAGtccgtttgtttttgttgtatATACAAATGCTATTTccactcttcttcttcttccttattCCTTCTTATTTCATAGGGAAAG GACAGAATATTCTTTTTTCAGCTTGCCTCTCATACTGCGGTTCTTCTTCTTGGGTTTAATAGG GATTGCCCTGTCCCAAAATCTTGCATTTTTGGGTCTAAGCTATAGTTCTCCATATGTCGTGTGTACAATGGGCCTCCTAATTCCTGCCTTTTCCTTCATTCTTAGCGTCATTCTCAG GATGACAAAGATAGAACTAAGCAGCCCAAGCTTCAGATTCAAAGTCACCGGTGCGTTAATAACGATCACCGGAGCATTAATAGTAGCATTTTACAAGGGCCCATTTGTAAAAAACGCTTCATCTTCAACCCTAAAACTGCACCGAAAACAGCaccttttagttttttattcAACACCAGATCACTGGGTTCTTGGCGGGTTTTTACTGGCTGGTTCTTCTTTATGTGTTTCAGTATGGAACCTTATTCAG ATGGGTACTATGAAACAATATCCTCAACTTCAAGTTATGAAAGTAGCGGCTTTTTATAGTTTAGCTGGAACAATTCAAACCACGATCTTCTGTTTGTTTATGGAGAGGGATTTAGATGCTTGGAAATTGCAGATTAATTTGGAGCTACTTCTTATTGTTATAACG GCAATGTTTGCAAGTGTGGTTCGAGGAAGTATACACGTATTGTTTACACGGATGAAGGGTCGTTTTTATGTGCCGTTGTTCCAGCCATTTAGAATATTTTGGGCTACATTTTTTGGTGTCACCTTCTTTGCTAATAGCCTTCACTATGGCAG TATCATCGGAACGGTGATATGTGGGGTGGGATATTATACAATAATGTGGGGACAAGCCAGAGAAGACGAAAGTTACAAGCCCCGTTCCGCCATTATTTCCGTTGAGAAACTCCCTCTTCTGCAAGATCAAGACACAGCAGAAGCGTAG
- the LOC126653874 gene encoding MLP-like protein 423 encodes MAASGTLDVEVEIKSSPDKFWNTIRDSTTTFPKLLPDRYQTIEVLEGDGKAAGSVRLFTYGEGSPLVKISKERIDVMDEAEKKVSYSVIEGDLLKHYKVFKGHIIVLPKENGSLVKWSCEYEKASDDIEVPNILMDFAVKHFKDIDELI; translated from the exons ATGGCTGCCAGTGGAACACTTGATGTAGAGGTTGAGATCAAGTCTTCTCCAGATAAATTCTGGAATACCATTAGAGACTCTACCACTACATTCCCTAAATTATTGCCTGATCGGTACCAGACCATTGAGGTACTCGAAGGCGACGGCAAGGCTGCTGGCTCAGTCCGTCTCTTCACTTACGGTGAAG GTTCTCCACTTGTGAAGATATCAAAAGAGCGGATTGATGTTATGGATGAAGCAGAAAAGAAGGTATCTTACAGTGTGATCGAAGGCGATCTCCTAAAACACTATAAGGTTTTTAAGGGTCATATAATTGTTCTTCCAAAGGAAAATGGGAGCTTAGTAAAATGGAGCTGCGAGTATGAGAAAGCAAGCGATGATATTGAAGTTCCGAATATTCTTATGGATTTTGCTGTCAAACATTTCAAGGATATTGATGAACTTATTTAG
- the LOC126686465 gene encoding MLP-like protein 423, translating into MAASGTLHVEVDIKSSPDKFWNSIRDSTTLFPKFFPDQYATILVLEGDGKAAGSVRLFTYAEGSPLVKISKERIDVVDEVEKKVSYSVVEGDLLKYYKVFKGHIAVLPKENGSLVKWSCEYEKVSDDVEVPHIIKDFVVKNFTEVDELIQDQKI; encoded by the exons ATGGCTGCCAGTGGAACACTTCATGTAGAAGTTGACATCAAATCTTCTCCAGATAAATTCTGGAATAGTATTAGAGACTCCACAACTCTCTTCCCTAAATTCTTTCCTGATCAATACGCCACGATTCTGGTACTCGAAGGCGACGGAAAGGCCGCTGGCTCAGTCCGTCTCTTCACTTACGCTGAAG gCTCTCCCCTCGTTAAGATATCGAAAGAGCGGATCGATGTAGTTGATGAAGTCGAGAAGAAGGTTTCTTACAGTGTGGTCGAGGGCGATCTCCTGAAATACTACAAGGTTTTTAAGGGTCACATAGCTGTTCTTCCAAAGGAAAATGGGAGTTTAGTAAAATGGAGCTGCGAGTATGAAAAAGTAAGCGATGATGTTGAAGTCCCACATATTATTAAGGATTTTGTTGTCAAGAATTTCACCGAAGTCGATGAACTTATTCAAGATcagaaaatttaa
- the LOC126686464 gene encoding MLP-like protein 423, translating to MACSNVSGFSSNGGVQVKIKSTPEKFWQAIVNSTRMFPTAMPALYTTIMPSNSDGSVRVITYGEDSPRIKQSEQQITEKYWPTFRYTILGGDILKYYANFCGEITVITTTDDGTWVKWTWEGVYPKPSNPVDIDVDLEELAVKTLGKLDEYLLRA from the exons ATGGCTTGCAGCAACGTAAGCGGATTTAGCTCCAACGGCGGAGTACAAGTTAAGATTAAGTCCACCCCTGAAAAGTTCTGGCAGGCCATTGTTAACTCCACAAGAATGTTCCCCACCGCCATGCCTGCCCTCTACACCACCATTATGCCGAGCAATTCCGATGGCTCCGTTCGTGTCATCACGTACGGTGAAG ATTCTCCGAGAATTAAGCAGTCAGAACAACAGATCACCGAAAAATATTGGCCGACATTTCGTTACACCATTCTCGGCGGGGATATCCTAAAATACTATGCAAATTTCTGTGGGGAAATAACAGTGATCACTACCACAGATGATGGAACATGGGTGAAATGGACATGGGAGGGTGTGTATCCAAAACCTAGCAATCCTGTTGACATTGATGTGGACTTGGAGGAACTTGCAGTCAAGACCTTGGGAAAACTTGATGAGTATCTTCTTAGGGCATAA
- the LOC126686459 gene encoding probable serine/threonine-protein kinase PBL28 yields MPFGFVSAWNKRRRSKSQDHTDPWVYKPAELWKLEDQTPAPPPTKRRHGSSVFTLNEMEEATSSFSEENFLGKGGFGRVYKGTLRSGEVVAIKKMELPSFKEADGEREFRVEVDILSRLDHPNLVSLRGYCADGKHRFLVYEYLQKGNLQDHLNGIGEAKMDWPMRVKVALGAARGLAYLHSSSAVGIPIVHRDFKSTNVLLNDNFEAKISDFGLAKMMPEGQEIFVTARVLGTFGYFDPEYTSTGKLTLQSDVYAFGVVLLELLTGRRAIDLSQGSSDQNLVLQVRHILNDRKKLRKVIDPELSRSSYTMESIAMFAHLASRCVRIESSERPSITECVKELQMTIYTNSKALGMALHSFKSSNRA; encoded by the exons ATGCCTTTCGGGTTTGTCTCTGCATGGAACAAGCGCCGCAGAAGCAAGTCGCAAGATCACACGGATCCTT GGGTTTATAAACCTGCTGAGTTATGGAAACTTGAGGATCAGACACCAGCGCCGCCGCCTACAAAACGACGTCATGGATCTTCAGTTTTCACACTCAATGAAATGGAAGAGGCAACCTCCTCTTTCAGTGAGGAAAATTTTCTCGGAAAAGGCGGATTTGGCCGAGTTTACAAGGGCACTCTGCGCTCAGGAGAG GTTGTAGCAATCAAGAAAATGGAGTTGCCGTCATTTAAAGAAGCTGATGGAGAAAGAGAGTTTCGTGTAGAAGTTGATATCTTGAGCCGGCTCGACCACCCAAATCTGGTTTCATTGAGAGGATATTGCGCTGACGGGAAGCACAGGTTTCTAGTGTATGAATATCTGCAAAAGGGGAATCTGCAGGATCACTTAAATG GAATTGGAGAAGCGAAAATGGATTGGCCAATGAGGGTCAAAGTGGCACTCGGGGCAGCAAGAGGACTAGCTTATCTCCACTCAAGTTCTGCAGTTGGGATACCTATTGTTCACAGAGATTTTAAATCAACTAATGTTCTCCTAAATGACAATTTTGAAGCAAAG ATATCTGATTTTGGACTAGCGAAGATGATGCCAGAAGGTCAGGAAATATTTGTGACAGCTAGGGTTCTCGGTACATTTGGCTATTTTGATCCAGAGTATACGTCG ACGGGGAAACTGACTTTACAAAGTGATGTTTATGCTTTTGGAGTGGTTCTTCTTGAGCTTTTGACAGGACGTAGGGCTATAGACTTGAGTCAGGGATCAAGCGATCAGAACCTTGTACTACAG GTTAGGCATATATTGAATGATAGGAAGAAATTGCGTAAGGTGATCGACCCAGAATTAAGTCGGAGTTCATACACAATGGAATCTATAGCCATGTTTGCACACCTGGCTTCCCGCTGTGTTCGTATTGAGAGCAGTGAAAGACCTTCAATTACTGAATGTGTAAAAGAACTACAAATGACAATATATACAAACTCGAAAGCCTTGGGCATGGCATTGCATTCCTTCAAAAGCTCTAATAGGGCCTAA